TCAGCTTTTTGAGCATCTTCAAAAAACTCCCTCTTGTTTCTCACTGACATAGTCACCATTGACAAGTCTGACATTTCAGAAGCTTCCATGACTTCTTTATCCGTTTGATGGAATGACTCTTTATCTGTGACCTTTACACCAGCCTTTTGAGCCTCTTGAGTGACAATTGTTGTGTCTGACACTTCTGAATTTCCCTCAGCTTGTGCCTCAATTTTGATCTGCCGATGGAATGATGCAGGGGATTCCACAATCTCAGATTTCTTTTCTGTGACTTGCATAGGAAGTGAAACTGGAGGCGGTGTCACCCCACGGGAAAGCTTGGCTGTAGTATCTTTTAGCCGTGCCAAGTTCTCTGCCCTAGAGAAGGTTGGAGAGGGTGTGGCCCTATTGATGCGTGTTGTAGGAGTTTCCGATTTGCGGGGGGGAGGTGTTGGGGGagtggctggtctgtgtgttaggaTAGGTGATGGGGTTATTCTCTGAGGAGAGTCAGTTCTCCGGGTAGATTCAATGGTAATAAAGGTTGGTGAGGGTGAGCGCATCCTTAGTAAGGGTGAGGGTGAGCGCATCCTTAGTAAGGGTGAGGGTGAGCGCATAGATTTTACACTCAACTCTTGCATTTTGCTTTCATGTGATGTTGCTTTGCTTTCCACAACTTTCTTTTGACTTTCAACTTTCAAAGAGCCAATACTTATTTTATGTATTCTTTGAGTTGCACAACCAACAATGATCTTTTCAGAAGTAGGTTCACACTCACGCTTCTCCAGATTAGTGTGGATCCCCTCTAAACACATCAACTTTGCCTTTGCTCGTTTTTTCACATATGAAACCATTTCTGTAAGCTTTTGTATATTATGCTCAACTGCAGTTCCCTCCAAATAAAGATTTTCCTCTGGACCAATGAGCCACTCTGGAATAGTATTGAGCAGTGTCTTCACAGATTTCGAATCTATTTTTCCTGAAGCTCCCTCTAACTCTGTTATATGTGAGATTAACTTCTGGACATGTTCTCGTCTTTGAGAATCCTCAGTGCTCTCTGCTGAGGGCTTCGCAGGTTCCTTTTGTGCTGACATGTTTGTCATTTTTCCACTTTCCACTTTGACTGGAACATTTCTGTACTCTTCCGTTGGTTTCTCTTGAATCTGTTGGCTTCCTGTCAACTCTTTCTTCCTTTGAGATGGCTCGACCCGCTTTTCTACTTTAACTGTTCCCTGTTGCTGGACACTTTGATTAACTTTTCTTTCAACTTTGCTTTCAGGGATAATAACTTCCTTATGTACCTGGATCTGCTCCTCTTGATGGGCTGTTTGTATCTCCTGACTTTGAGTGGAACTTTCAGAAAGAGATTTAGTTGATTCTATGGTGGCAGCTGCATCTTTAGCTTTtgacttcctcttcttcttctttcttgCAGAAGTTGGAGTTGCTGGTTGGTTGTCTTTAATAGCAGGAGCTTTCTGACTGTCCTCCTTGACCTTGACGTCAGTCTGGGCATGTGTTTGCTCACTAGAAACGTTCAACTTTGTGACTTCCTTTACTTCCACCTTCACATCCTTCACCTGTGAAATGTTTCCCGTCTTAGTTTCATCTGGCTGTTTTGTTTCTTTTAATTCTACTTGCTTTTCTGTCCCTTTGGCCTTCTTCTTTTTGCCTGATTTGACGTTAGTTTCTAGGGTTAACTTTTCTACTTTGATAGGTTGATTAGCAACCTTCTCGGGTGCTTGTGATACAGAAttgtcatttttatttttgtCTTCTGAGGGTGATTTCGCTGCTTTGACATTTGTTTCTTGGGTTCCCTTTACTGTTTCGGTAGGCTGGTCAGAAACCTTCTCGGGAACTTGGGATGCAGAATTATCCTTGTTCTTTTTCTCCTCAGATTTATGGGAACCTTTATTTTTTACATCCTTCTGGACGTGTGTTTTTGTATCTTGAGAGTAAACTTTGACATTTTGAACATCTGCTTTTGTATTTTCAACCTTTTTAGCATCACTGGATGAGATCTGAGCTTGAGAGCTGCTTACAGCAGAGTGTGAGTGTTTGGCGGATGCTGAAGTTACCTGTTGTTTAGTTGCAGTAACTGTCTGTTGCTTTGTGGAGGAAATAGATGTGGTCTGGTGCTGAACTGAAACGACTTTGGATGTCTGATCAGAGACAATATGCTGTTTAGTTGCAGAAATAACAGCAGATTCAGGGCGATTTTTCCCATATACAGCAGAGATCAATGTCATGCTTGAAGGAGTATCTGAGATTTGCGCCTGCTTGGATAAATCAGATGATAGTGTGTCTGACTTAACATTAGTCACAGTCTTTTCAGCCACCTCTTGAGTGAAACCAAATGCCATGCTCTTTTTTGATTGCTTCATACCTGCCTCCTCAGAGGAAAGCATTTCAAGGGCAGCAGTGACTGACTCATGCATGAAAATGGGACTCGGTGTAGCAGGTGGTGTACTATCCACTTTCTGTTTTCTGTACTTTTCCTCTGCCTGTATTAATGGAGTTTTGAATTTAGCAGATCTCatgaagggaggaggagaaggtggaggagTAAATCTTATAGGGGCGACGTAAACTTTTTTTAGTGGTCGTGGTGATTCGGGGGGTTTTGGGATTTCAGACAAAACAGTTAATTCATTTTGAGTTTTGCTGATTTCCAACACAGATTTGTTGGCTGTGGTTGTATGTTTCTCAGAGGTTGCCTGTTGAATTTTCTGAATCTGACTGGTTGGCTCAAGCTTCGAGACTTGATGCAATGCAGGACCTTTCACCTTTTTGACCGTCATTGTTGTGGCTTTTGCTGGTGATGGATTAGGTGTCTGGTATGGCATAGAGTCCAGTTCATGCTGTGAGGGAGGGGGTGGAAGGAAATCCTGTGGTGGCGGAGGGAAATGATCAGGCTCAGAGTCAACAggtggtgggggaggaggagtTGGGGGAGGAGGAAGGTCCAAGTCTAGCCTATTGATAGAGGATGCTGGGGTTAGGGATGATTGATCGTcacatggtggaggtgggggagggagagaaagttcAGACTCAGACAATGTCCGTGTTGGGGAATGAACATTTGTTTTCACTTTGGTTTTATCTAGTCTGATCATACCCTTTCGACTTGAATTGAGGTTACGGAACTTAGTCTCCAAAGTCTTAATGCCATGGTTTTGAGTGATGGTCGTGTGTTGCATTACTGTCTTTGATTGTTGAGTAGTCTGTGATTCACATGCATTGGTTGCGGTTTGAGTTGAGAGGGATTGATTCTCTTGTGTTGAGCTCTCAGTTTTGGCCGTATTAGCTGTCTTTATTTTTTGTATGTTTCTCTGTGCTTCAGTGCTTTGAGACTTATTTTTAAATGTCTCACTCTCAGTTTTGGTTGTAACAGAACATTCAGGGCTACCTTGCTGTGAACGTGATAGAGGGCTTCCATGCTGTGAGCGCAATGGAGATCTCACAGGGACTTTGACCCTTCTAGCTCCCACTCTGATTTTAGGAGCTGCACGCTGAGCTGATTCCAGCAAGGATTTGATTGTGCCTTTAACATCACCCTTTAtcacctcctctttctctggTTGAGTTTGTTCCTCCCCTGTCTCATGCACCTCATGTGTCTCGTAGAGTGACTTAATGGACATTTTCACATCACCCTCGAAGCTGGGCCTCCGTGTCATTCTTGGAGAAGCTGGTGGTTCCAATAAGAGCTCAATAGTGCCTCTCACATTTCCCTGAACATCTATTTCCTGTTGACATGTCCTTCTGTCATTAGAAGCATCTCGTAAACACTGCTTTGCTGTATGAATGTTACCCTTTACAATCTCTTCCTTCTCGATCGCCCTGACTGTTTGCTTTGCCTGCTCCAGGGATTTTAAGGTACCTTTGATGTCTCCAGGAACTACATCTTCGATGACAACTTCAACTTTGGAGGTTGCAGATTTCTCTAGGGACTTCAGTGCCCCTTTGATGTTGCCGTGGACAATCTCTGTCTTTTCCACCTCTTTGGGCAGTCTATGGGCACACTCAAGGTGTCTTCTGGTTTCGTGTATGTTACCTCTcaccacctcctctttctctacAACCACTGTCTGATTTACAGACTGAGACAGTGAGTTCATAGCTGCTTTCAAATCACCCCTCACAATTTCCTCTTTTTGTAGGCCATCCAGTGAGAGTGTGGGTTCGCTCATGAAAACCTTGACTGAGTTGCGAACATCTCCACACACTATGTCCTCTTCAACTACTGTACGCTCAATTTGTGCTCGATTACTGCCAAGAATGAGTTTTGTCCCCTTTATATCTCCTCTAATAatcttctctttctctatcttttcAGGTGGTTTCTCATCTGGCTCTACCTGGAGTTGTTTGAGATAGTCAAGCGCCCCAGATTCAATGCATGTGGAGTAAAAGTTTACGTTTCCCTTTTCTGTCTCATCCACCTTTATCCTCATCTGCTCTTGGTTTTCTGGGTTGGATAGTCGTTGGAGAGCATTCCTTATATTGCCTTTGATTATATCCTCTTTTTCAACACTGATGTCCTCTTGTTTATTTAGAAGAGAATAAATAGTCATTTGCACATCTCCCTTCTCATCCTCTTGAAGGAGTATACCACGTTTAGCAGATCCTCCCTCCTTGAGAAGATTGTTTACAGCTTCCTGGATGTCACCTCTTAATATTTCCTCCTTTTCCACACTGATGCCCCTCTCTTGGTTGAACAATTGATGCACTGTTGTACTGATATTACCCTTCTCCTCTGACTCTACCACTACTCCCCTCTCAATTGTTTCCCGACGGTTCAAAAGATTCATCATAATGTTGTTCAGATCACCGCTGATGATTTCCTCTCTTTGGATCTCTGGAGAATCCGTATTCATTAGCTGGTATTTTGCCATTCTAACGTCCCCAATTTCATCTGCTTCAATGAGTATTCCTTTTGAATTAACCATTTTCTGGCTATAAAGTTCCTCAAGGGTTCCTTTGATACTTTTACCCAGGATTTCTGACTTCTCAACACTGTTCTCATTAAAGTCATGGAACGGAGTTGTTTCAAACAGCCATGTTGTTGTCTTTACATCTGCTTTGGGGATCTCCTCTTGAACAACTACTGTATTATCCTCATCTACCTCCTTTATATGGTCAAGGGGATTCTGTTCAAAGAGCCACACTGATTGTCTAACATCTCCCTTTAGGACCTCCTCTTTCATGACGGTTTCTATTAAATTCTCTTCGCTCTGGCTACGTATTTTATCCATTGTTTGAGTTTCAAACATCCATTTTGCTGTCCTGACATCACCTTTTTGGATTTCACTCACATTAACGGTTCGCACAGACTTCTGTGACAGCTCATCAGATTCAAAACGCTGTTTATTCATTCTAACGTCTCCTCCTTGAATATCTTCAACGGTTTTAACTGACATTTTTATGTCCTCTGCAATCGTATCAAGAGGTTGTGTTTCAAATCTCCACTTGGCTGAAGTAACATCTCCTTTCTGAACATCCTCCTGTGTGACAGATTTGATGATATAGACCTCATCTGTATCCCTGATAGAATCAAGAGGCTTGGTTTCAAACAACCACCGGGACCCGATCACATCACCCTTCAATATCTCCTCGCTTGTGACAGTGGTGACCTCATGATAATGACCCTGTTTGTCTTGAATGGCATAAAGAGGCTGAGTTTCAAACATCATGGTGTAGTTCCTCACatcccctttctcttcctcttcacgGGTGATTTTCTGCAACTTTGTGATATCGGTCTCTGTCTCCGAGGACACCTCCTGGATTTTGTCCAAGGAGTAGGTCTCAAAAATGAAACGGCCTTTGTCCACATTACCTCCTTGTACATCCATCACAGTGCGGGTCTCCAAAGCCTCTTCTTGGGTATCATGTATGGCATCTATCGACTGGTTCTCAAAGAGCCATTTGCAGTTCACCACATTTCCTTTCTGGATGTCCTCTGATTGTGTAGTTTTGAGCATTTGCATAACCTCCTCAGATGTTGAGGTCATGATATCAGAGGACTGGTTCTCAAAGATATACTTTATTCTATTCACATCTCCTGACTGAATGTCTATATCAGTAACCCTCTTAAAGCTTTCGTCCTCCCCTGTGATATTCTCAAGTTTTTCTGTCTCAAATAGAAAACGAGCCATTCGTACATTTTTGCCCTGGACATCTTCTTGATTTACTGTGCATGTTTGTAGAACAGTTTCCGTTTCATCTCGGATAGTGTCAAGTGCCTTTGTCTCAAACAACCATGTGCAGGTTTTTACATCTCCTTTGTGTACCTCCTCACTCTCATTTTCACTCGTCAACTCATCCTTCTCGTATGGGACATTCATTAGTTTAGTCTCGAATAACCACTTACCAGTTTTAACATCACCTTTTAAAATCTCAACACTTTCCTTAGTTGTAGTTTCCTCATCTTCAATATTGCTGAAGTATTTAATTGCATCAAGAGGCTGTGTTTCAAACAGCCACTTGGCAGTTTTAACATCACCAGACTCTACTTCTTTGGATATTCCTTTAATAATTTGGTAATTGGTGATACTTTCATCAAACTGGTCAATGGGGCGTGTTTCAAACATCCATTTGCAGCTTGTGACGTCTCCCTTGACAACCTCTTCCCGATGCACTGTTTTCACTTCATGGTAATGTCCAGAGCTGTCTTGCATGGCGTACATTGGTGTAGACTCAAACAGATGTTTGTTAGATTTCACAGAGCCACATGTTACACCCTCCACGAGTATCTTTTGAGATTCATCCCATCTGGTTAAGTCTGTGGTTTCAAATATTTGCTTGTAGTTTGAGACATCCACTTTATCTATTTCCTCCAGGTTAATGGTTCGAACGACTTCCTTCTTTTCCTCTTGAATGTGCTCCAGGGGTTGACTTTCGAAAACCCACTTCTGGTGTCTCACATCCCCCTTCTCTTCATCAAGTCTCACCATTTTTTGTAGTTTCCCAACCTCAGCAAGGTCTTTTAAATTGTCAGCTGGAGCAGTTTCAAAGTAATGTTTAGCTGATCTGACATTGCCTCTGACAATTTCCGTCTTTGAAAAGGCTCTAACATTTGAATCGTCTTTCAAAGTGTCCATTGGCTGAGTCTCAAATACCATGCAATTCTTACGGACATCTGCATTGTAGCTTGTACCTTCCTCTTCAGTCAGATTTTCAAAGTTCACAGTACGAATAATCTCCTTCTTCTCATCTCTTATGTTCTCTAGTCGTTCATTCTCAAACATCCATTTTTGGTGCCTTACATCACCCTTCTCTTCTTCAGCTGCCACTACCTTTTTGAGCCTCCCTACCTCATTGATATCCTTCAAAGCTGCCTTGGGACTAGTCTCAAAGAAGTGTCTTGCAGATCTAACATTACCGCCAATAACTTCTTCGATAGTCGGGGGTCTAGCATTTGAATCATCTTTCAGAGAATTCATTGGCTGAGTTTCAAACGCTAAGCAATGTTTTCGGACATCAGCTCCGATTATCTCTTCCTTTTGCAGCGATGAGCTTTCCCATTCATCTGTGTTAATGGAGTCTAAGGTCTTTGTCTCAAACAACCATCTACCCCTGTAAACATCTCCTTTGTAGTTGTCTTCCATGGACAGGCTACACACAAGTTTCACTGGGGCAGGGAGTCTATTAGTCATGTCCAGGGCTTGAGTATCAAAAAGCCAGGTTGATGTTCTAGTTTCCCCCTTCACAGTCTCCACTTTGCGTATAGATGTTATCTCCAACATCTGGCCTGACTGTCCCATGAGGACGCATGTAAACTGAGTCTCAAATGTGCTTGTGATCGTCTTCACTTCTCCCTTTATATCCTCAAGCACTGATCTCAGACTCAGGAGGTGACTGTCATCAATGGTCTCAGTATGACCTAAAGTGTCCATGTACTGAGATTCAAGCATGTATATGGTAGAGCTGCCGTCTTCCTGGGTAAATACTATCTCTTTGGTTAGCTCTTCATCGCCATGCAGTTTGTTCAGGGTCTCCATAGGCTGGTTTTCAAACAGCCAGGCTGCAGCACGGACATCTCCTTTGTCCAACTTATTGAATCTGTTTCTATATTTAGTTGAGGCTATGTTGTCTGATCCCAATGCGTCCATGGGCTTGGTCTCAAACATCCACGCTTTGCTTTTTACATCAATCCCAACAATCATCTCCTGTTCCATGTTTTGGGCGTCACCCTCATTTGAGGCATCGTCTTTGATGGCATCCAGAGGTTTGTTCTCAAACATCCAGCGCATTGATTGGACCTCCCCTCTGAGGATCTCGTCCCATTCCAGGTATTCTTCTTCTGGGCTAATGCAGTCGTTGGGGCTGCTACCGTTATCCTCGTATATATACCTGGTCTCCCCTGTGAACTCCTCCTGACTCCCCTGTCGGGTGTTCTCATACTCAGCCGCATCACTATACATCTCTAGGTTTTTACGAACCTCAGGATGGATATGCTTGTAAAGGCGCTTCAACTCATACTGGTTTCTCTGTCTGAAGTATTCCTGTCTACTGAGTGGACATTTAGAGGGGTATGCTGATTCCGGAGGCTCAGGTGAGTAGTAGCACTCAACTGGCATATCTGGACTTTCTGATGGAACCTGCAGTAAGTCTGGGGGTGGAGGTGGGAGGTACTCTAAGTCTTCTGGAGGTGGCGGAGGGAAATATTCTGTGTTCTCGTAGTCAACAGCAGATGTGTCCTCTATTGCTTCAGTAGCAGAATCTTCCCATATCTCACTTGATGACACATTATGTATCTCACTTGATGAGAAATTCTGTATATTACTTGACGATAAATTGTGTATCTCACTTGTTGAGACTTGTTTTTGTGATACATTTGAGGCCCACTGAGACCTATTGATGTCAGCTCGGCCAATCTTTTTGGGAAGAAAATAATGATTGGTGTCATTAGAGGTCCCTGACATGTTTTTAGAAACAAAATTGAATGCAAACATTACATGTATAGCATGCCAACTATTTGTTTATCACTAATTGTCAATATCCAGTCTCATTGTTATTAACTGAGGGATTGGTGCCTGACATGGTTTAATAGAAGAATCTTGATCATTTTAAAAACAAGGTAAGAAAAAACGTCTTATAGTGTTATTAAACAAGCTGTATTTACACATGAGCTACACTGCAACAAATTACAATTCAAATAAAGTTAATAACTTGTTCAGCAATGGTGATAAAAAGCAGAAGGGTTTGTGTGTAACCTAAGCCAAAATTATGCAGTTTCTGTCCATTTAAGTAAAATGGGTTTAAGACAAGCATGTCCAATTACCTTCATTGGCTTGCTTGGGGCAGCTTCCTCAATGGTTCTTTCAAAATGATCTCTCAATTCCTTGGTTGTAAGTCTAGGACCTTCCTCCTCTAACAATGTAAAGAGGACAAAGTAAAATACagtgcgttcagaaagtattcagaccccttgacttttcccacgttttgttacgtcacagccttattcaaaatggattacatagtttttcccctcatcaatctacacacaatacctcataatgacaaagcacaaacaggttatagacatttttgcaaattaataaaaaaatatataataaaatgaaatcacatttacataagtattcagaccctttactcagtacgttGCTGAAGCAGCtattgcagcgattacagcctcgagccttcttgggtgtgacactacaagcttggcacacttgtatttgtggagttttcccatttttctttgcagatcctctgaagctctgtcaggttggatgggaagtgtcgctgcacagctattttcaggtctttccagagacgttagattgggttcaagtccgggctctggttgggccactcaaggacattcagagacttgtcccgaagccactcgtgcgttgtcttggctgtgtgcttagggtcgttgtcctgttggaaggtgaaccttcgccccactctgaggtcctgagcactctggagcaggttttcctctgtacttggctccgttcatctttccctcgatcctgacttgccccccagtccctgccactgaaaaacatccccacagcatgatgttggcaccaccatgctttactgttgggatggtgtcaggtttcctccagacgtgactcttggcatttaggccaaagagtttaatcttggtttcatcagaccagggaatcttgtttctcatggtctgagaatcctttaggtgccttttggcaaactccaagtgggccgtcatgtgcctttttaatgAGGAGtgccttccgtctggccactctactgtaaaggcctgattggtggagtgctgcagagatggttgtccttctggatgttTCTCCCATCTCAGCAGATGAATtctgtagctctgtcagagtgaccatttggttcttggtcacctccctgaccaaggcccttctcccccgattgctcagtttggccggacggccagctctagaaagagtcttggtggttacaaacttcttccatgtaagaatgatggaggccactgtgttcttggggaccttcaatgttgcagacagtttttagtacccttcccccaatctgtgccttgacacaatcctgtctcggagctctacggacaattccttcgacctcatagcttggtttttgctctgacatgcactgtcaattgtagGACCTTAggcacaggtgtgtgcctttccaaatcatgtccaatcaatcgaatttaccacaggtggactccaatcaagttgtagaaacatctcaaggatgatcaatggaaacaggatgcacctgagctcaatttcgaatttcatagcaaagggtctgaatacttatgtaaataaggtatttttgtttttaatacatttgcaataatctgtaaaaacctgttttgactttgtcattgtggggtattgtgtgtagattgatgaggaaaacttttttttaatccattttagaataatgctgtaacgtaacaaaatgtggacaaacggaaggggtcggaatactttctgaatgcaagaTTCATCCATCAACTTCATATGATTTAATTTAAACTAATTTGAACAGTGTTATTTATCTTGATGATGTGCATACTGTAAAACATGACGAGCATAAACTGTAGTAACATCCTACCTGCTTCATAACTGGAGGCCAAGTTTTCTTCATGTGTGACCTGTATCAGAATGGCAGTCTATTAGGACAATTTCCACCTATTAGGACAATTTCCACCTATTAGGACAATTTCCACCTATTAAGAAAACTCATGGGGACATGTAAAGTGAATCTGTGTTATGTAATGGCCATTAACTGAATGATCAAGCTGTTTAGAGTTAATCCACTCTCTACTAGGTATCTTGTTGTCAGCGTACTGACTGTGGTCTGTAAAGAGCTTTTCTCGAATTAAAAGGTTTTTACAATTGTTAACACATATAAGGCATTAACGTCTGGGTAGTCAGCCCAGCTTCACTGTCGTGTGATGAAACAGAGGTCTCCAGACGGTCTACCTGTTCATCCTGGTGGAAAATAGCCTGCTGAGAGGCTGGGATGACTTCCCTGGAACTGCTCCTCATTGTCAACTCAGAGTTCAATTCCACTTCCTGTGAGATCGAAGACATTGGCTGTCAcataaaggcacacacacacagacacacacacacacacacacacagcagggaatGACTCCCACTCATTGACAGCCCAGcacaagcagcagcagcagcagcagcagtgagtTTAATTAATGCTCAAACAGTAGCAGATAGAGTGTGCATCACTGAGAACAATATGGGATAGAAGCTTGATAATTAGATGGCTTACTGCAGTTAAATTACACTAATCACAGACAAAGAGAGGATGACAGACGAGAAGGGACGATTCCATGGATGGTTCACCTTAATCAAACACAGTAGCTTCACCTTAATCAAACAGAGTAGCTGTCACCATGCATACAGGGACAAAGAATACTTCATTTGTTTCATGCCCCTTTGTGTCACTTCAGCTGAGGATTCCAAGCTATACACATAGTGGCAATTAAAGCAGTAGCAATGTGAGCGTGAAATCCAGGGGTTTTGACAGACCCAGGGATCTGTATTCTTCTCCATTGCCAAGTTGGCCAGCACTGTCTAGCAGTGCATCAAATGAAATCTAACATCTGTACTTTAAGC
The Salvelinus fontinalis isolate EN_2023a chromosome 23, ASM2944872v1, whole genome shotgun sequence genome window above contains:
- the LOC129821303 gene encoding xin actin-binding repeat-containing protein 2-like, whose protein sequence is MAMYQLAADSKQQDNIFSSGVMEESEVCSVPGGLASIRAQFETQETATSHNVTQFLFHHRAVQEVELNSELTMRSSSREVIPASQQAIFHQDEQVTHEENLASSYEAEEEGPRLTTKELRDHFERTIEEAAPSKPMKIGRADINRSQWASNVSQKQVSTSEIHNLSSSNIQNFSSSEIHNVSSSEIWEDSATEAIEDTSAVDYENTEYFPPPPPEDLEYLPPPPPDLLQVPSESPDMPVECYYSPEPPESAYPSKCPLSRQEYFRQRNQYELKRLYKHIHPEVRKNLEMYSDAAEYENTRQGSQEEFTGETRYIYEDNGSSPNDCISPEEEYLEWDEILRGEVQSMRWMFENKPLDAIKDDASNEGDAQNMEQEMIVGIDVKSKAWMFETKPMDALGSDNIASTKYRNRFNKLDKGDVRAAAWLFENQPMETLNKLHGDEELTKEIVFTQEDGSSTIYMLESQYMDTLGHTETIDDSHLLSLRSVLEDIKGEVKTITSTFETQFTCVLMGQSGQMLEITSIRKVETVKGETRTSTWLFDTQALDMTNRLPAPVKLVCSLSMEDNYKGDVYRGRWLFETKTLDSINTDEWESSSLQKEEIIGADVRKHCLAFETQPMNSLKDDSNARPPTIEEVIGGNVRSARHFFETSPKAALKDINEVGRLKKVVAAEEEKGDVRHQKWMFENERLENIRDEKKEIIRTVNFENLTEEEGTSYNADVRKNCMVFETQPMDTLKDDSNVRAFSKTEIVRGNVRSAKHYFETAPADNLKDLAEVGKLQKMVRLDEEKGDVRHQKWVFESQPLEHIQEEKKEVVRTINLEEIDKVDVSNYKQIFETTDLTRWDESQKILVEGVTCGSVKSNKHLFESTPMYAMQDSSGHYHEVKTVHREEVVKGDVTSCKWMFETRPIDQFDESITNYQIIKGISKEVESGDVKTAKWLFETQPLDAIKYFSNIEDEETTTKESVEILKGDVKTGKWLFETKLMNVPYEKDELTSENESEEVHKGDVKTCTWLFETKALDTIRDETETVLQTCTVNQEDVQGKNVRMARFLFETEKLENITGEDESFKRVTDIDIQSGDVNRIKYIFENQSSDIMTSTSEEVMQMLKTTQSEDIQKGNVVNCKWLFENQSIDAIHDTQEEALETRTVMDVQGGNVDKGRFIFETYSLDKIQEVSSETETDITKLQKITREEEEKGDVRNYTMMFETQPLYAIQDKQGHYHEVTTVTSEEILKGDVIGSRWLFETKPLDSIRDTDEVYIIKSVTQEDVQKGDVTSAKWRFETQPLDTIAEDIKMSVKTVEDIQGGDVRMNKQRFESDELSQKSVRTVNVSEIQKGDVRTAKWMFETQTMDKIRSQSEENLIETVMKEEVLKGDVRQSVWLFEQNPLDHIKEVDEDNTVVVQEEIPKADVKTTTWLFETTPFHDFNENSVEKSEILGKSIKGTLEELYSQKMVNSKGILIEADEIGDVRMAKYQLMNTDSPEIQREEIISGDLNNIMMNLLNRRETIERGVVVESEEKGNISTTVHQLFNQERGISVEKEEILRGDIQEAVNNLLKEGGSAKRGILLQEDEKGDVQMTIYSLLNKQEDISVEKEDIIKGNIRNALQRLSNPENQEQMRIKVDETEKGNVNFYSTCIESGALDYLKQLQVEPDEKPPEKIEKEKIIRGDIKGTKLILGSNRAQIERTVVEEDIVCGDVRNSVKVFMSEPTLSLDGLQKEEIVRGDLKAAMNSLSQSVNQTVVVEKEEVVRGNIHETRRHLECAHRLPKEVEKTEIVHGNIKGALKSLEKSATSKVEVVIEDVVPGDIKGTLKSLEQAKQTVRAIEKEEIVKGNIHTAKQCLRDASNDRRTCQQEIDVQGNVRGTIELLLEPPASPRMTRRPSFEGDVKMSIKSLYETHEVHETGEEQTQPEKEEVIKGDVKGTIKSLLESAQRAAPKIRVGARRVKVPVRSPLRSQHGSPLSRSQQGSPECSVTTKTESETFKNKSQSTEAQRNIQKIKTANTAKTESSTQENQSLSTQTATNACESQTTQQSKTVMQHTTITQNHGIKTLETKFRNLNSSRKGMIRLDKTKVKTNVHSPTRTLSESELSLPPPPPPCDDQSSLTPASSINRLDLDLPPPPTPPPPPPVDSEPDHFPPPPQDFLPPPPSQHELDSMPYQTPNPSPAKATTMTVKKVKGPALHQVSKLEPTSQIQKIQQATSEKHTTTANKSVLEISKTQNELTVLSEIPKPPESPRPLKKVYVAPIRFTPPPSPPPFMRSAKFKTPLIQAEEKYRKQKVDSTPPATPSPIFMHESVTAALEMLSSEEAGMKQSKKSMAFGFTQEVAEKTVTNVKSDTLSSDLSKQAQISDTPSSMTLISAVYGKNRPESAVISATKQHIVSDQTSKVVSVQHQTTSISSTKQQTVTATKQQVTSASAKHSHSAVSSSQAQISSSDAKKVENTKADVQNVKVYSQDTKTHVQKDVKNKGSHKSEEKKNKDNSASQVPEKVSDQPTETVKGTQETNVKAAKSPSEDKNKNDNSVSQAPEKVANQPIKVEKLTLETNVKSGKKKKAKGTEKQVELKETKQPDETKTGNISQVKDVKVEVKEVTKLNVSSEQTHAQTDVKVKEDSQKAPAIKDNQPATPTSARKKKKRKSKAKDAAATIESTKSLSESSTQSQEIQTAHQEEQIQVHKEVIIPESKVERKVNQSVQQQGTVKVEKRVEPSQRKKELTGSQQIQEKPTEEYRNVPVKVESGKMTNMSAQKEPAKPSAESTEDSQRREHVQKLISHITELEGASGKIDSKSVKTLLNTIPEWLIGPEENLYLEGTAVEHNIQKLTEMVSYVKKRAKAKLMCLEGIHTNLEKRECEPTSEKIIVGCATQRIHKISIGSLKVESQKKVVESKATSHESKMQELSVKSMRSPSPLLRMRSPSPLLRMRSPSPTFITIESTRRTDSPQRITPSPILTHRPATPPTPPPRKSETPTTRINRATPSPTFSRAENLARLKDTTAKLSRGVTPPPVSLPMQVTEKKSEIVESPASFHRQIKIEAQAEGNSEVSDTTIVTQEAQKAGVKVTDKESFHQTDKEVMEASEMSDLSMVTMSVRNKREFFEDAQKAEVNKTNVRKDPIDSPEHLGPDREEPKTTKQESKDDTQSTSEKVTENNAEIVGSAKSTDKELTEASKMSNSLAATTSVRDKREFFEEAHKAKVNKMYVRRDPIDIPERLGPDMEELKPENQENEKEDLPKVDLSGLVNKFETPEDTVYIRKPMRERRGSEMEYTETGVENTVTQEEEMPTFDIKAIKNVFEMVEQSPSFKGEKNKQEELESNLSENTRDSSKQDNTQETQRGFGQISPLPSQKEVQILSADPTGFSEKSVTEHFSSLDEFGNKTIGSLSSTTVSQHSESIITHNAPFSYADVVKKKKKGSEVTSSESPEEASTEELLRNFHKTWTESESVFKSLGYSVSEERTSHVVSHQTKTVVTDSNSQVGALHSEEGLSDGGSNNGQKKIP